The following are encoded in a window of Castanea sativa cultivar Marrone di Chiusa Pesio chromosome 5, ASM4071231v1 genomic DNA:
- the LOC142636323 gene encoding uncharacterized protein LOC142636323 isoform X2: MATRIPENRRDWMCGTYCHEFEYFPTQPAASLSDMVFGFLEDGEGLPESVSSEEGCGEIENFDDEDEEKDNIGNVEEDKSYWENQHQILQDILRRTTSLEARIRSTTKEALKEIQSANTVCACGRPLASSCRNCLMGEVSGRLQNAGYNSAICKSKWRSSPDIPSGEHTFLDVIENSGSKKGEVRVIIELNFRAEFEMARASEEYNRLVQRLPEVFVGKVERLSTLIKILCSAAKKCMKEKKMHMGPWRKQKYMQAKWLSPCKRTTSTPNLSMGYSNPLPKPRASMLTGDGHLDGS; encoded by the exons ATGGCTACTAGAATTCCTGAGAATCGCCGTGATTGGATGTGTGGTACTTATTGCCATGAATTTGAGTACTTTCCGACACAACCGGCAGCGAGCTTGTCCGATATGGTTTTCGGGTTTTTGGAGGATGGTGAAGGGTTGCCAGAAAGTGTAAGTAGTGAGGAAGGGTGTggagaaattgaaaactttgatgatgaggatgaagaGAAAGATAATATTGGTAATGTTGAGGAGGATAAGAGTTATTGGGAAAACCAGCATCAGATTTTGCAG GATATTTTACGAAGGACTACCTCTCTGGAAGCAAGGATTAGAAGTACAACAAAAGAAGCACTAAAAGAGATACAGAGTGCAAATACAGTCTGTGCTTGTGGAAGACCATTGGCAAGCAGCTGCCGGAATTGCCTGATGGGAGAAGTTTCCGGCCGCCTGCAAAATGCCGGTTACAATAGTGCCATTTGCAAGTCTAAATGGAGAAGCTCCCCAGATATTCCATcag GAGAGCACACCTTCTTGGATGTCATAGAAAATTCTGGTTCTAAGAAAGGTGAGGTGAGGGTGATAATTGAGTTGAACTTCCGGGCTGAGTTTGAGATGGCAAGAGCAAGTGAAGAATACAACCGGCTAGTCCAAAGACTTCCTGAAGTATTTGTAGGAAAAGTAGAAAGATTGAGTACCCTAATCAAGATCTTATGTTCTGCTGCCAAGAAATGcatgaaggaaaagaaaatgcacATGGGGCCATGGAGGAAGCAGAAGTACATGCAAGCGAAGTGGCTTAGTCCATGTAAACGGACTACATCCACACCAAACTTGTCAATGGGATACTCTAACCCTTTGCCAAAGCCTAGGGCTTCCATGCTCACG GGTGACGGGCATTTGGATGGTTCGTAA
- the LOC142636323 gene encoding uncharacterized protein LOC142636323 isoform X1, giving the protein MATRIPENRRDWMCGTYCHEFEYFPTQPAASLSDMVFGFLEDGEGLPESVSSEEGCGEIENFDDEDEEKDNIGNVEEDKSYWENQHQILQDILRRTTSLEARIRSTTKEALKEIQSANTVCACGRPLASSCRNCLMGEVSGRLQNAGYNSAICKSKWRSSPDIPSGEHTFLDVIENSGSKKGEVRVIIELNFRAEFEMARASEEYNRLVQRLPEVFVGKVERLSTLIKILCSAAKKCMKEKKMHMGPWRKQKYMQAKWLSPCKRTTSTPNLSMGYSNPLPKPRASMLTVDLLEKLPNVHCTAVEVV; this is encoded by the exons ATGGCTACTAGAATTCCTGAGAATCGCCGTGATTGGATGTGTGGTACTTATTGCCATGAATTTGAGTACTTTCCGACACAACCGGCAGCGAGCTTGTCCGATATGGTTTTCGGGTTTTTGGAGGATGGTGAAGGGTTGCCAGAAAGTGTAAGTAGTGAGGAAGGGTGTggagaaattgaaaactttgatgatgaggatgaagaGAAAGATAATATTGGTAATGTTGAGGAGGATAAGAGTTATTGGGAAAACCAGCATCAGATTTTGCAG GATATTTTACGAAGGACTACCTCTCTGGAAGCAAGGATTAGAAGTACAACAAAAGAAGCACTAAAAGAGATACAGAGTGCAAATACAGTCTGTGCTTGTGGAAGACCATTGGCAAGCAGCTGCCGGAATTGCCTGATGGGAGAAGTTTCCGGCCGCCTGCAAAATGCCGGTTACAATAGTGCCATTTGCAAGTCTAAATGGAGAAGCTCCCCAGATATTCCATcag GAGAGCACACCTTCTTGGATGTCATAGAAAATTCTGGTTCTAAGAAAGGTGAGGTGAGGGTGATAATTGAGTTGAACTTCCGGGCTGAGTTTGAGATGGCAAGAGCAAGTGAAGAATACAACCGGCTAGTCCAAAGACTTCCTGAAGTATTTGTAGGAAAAGTAGAAAGATTGAGTACCCTAATCAAGATCTTATGTTCTGCTGCCAAGAAATGcatgaaggaaaagaaaatgcacATGGGGCCATGGAGGAAGCAGAAGTACATGCAAGCGAAGTGGCTTAGTCCATGTAAACGGACTACATCCACACCAAACTTGTCAATGGGATACTCTAACCCTTTGCCAAAGCCTAGGGCTTCCATGCTCACGGTAGATTTGCTAGAGAAATTGCCTAATGTGCATTGCACAGCTGTTGAAGTTGTGTGA